The following are encoded in a window of Actinomyces oris genomic DNA:
- a CDS encoding alanine/glycine:cation symporter family protein: MAPLGRIAWMGQVDAVLASVSDMLYSWGLMWLLIGAGIFFTVRTRGVQVRHTDAIAASVIGSRDGSHGGITSFQAFAVGLACRVGTGNIVGVALALILGGPGAVLWMWLVAILGTATAFSEATLAQLFKVRRPDGTFRGGPAYYISRGLGLPILGGVFAVVFLIANGLVMPMVQANAITASLQGAGGLSPSLGAVLVVALTAPVLLGGLRAMARVAEYLAPFMALAYLVLVLAILLTHPVQALEALTSIIEGAFGLRQGLGGLAGGMTAALLNGVRRGLFSNEAGLGGAACAAGSATVSHPVQQGFIQAFGVVVDTLFVCTATALAILVAGADVLHPGVSAKESAGTLTQDAIAHLVGEWSRWPMALLVVVLAYTTIIGAFSYAQVCLDYLTDRPGVSRALQIGAVVCAGVGSVQQLTTVWTLADVLLGLGAIINLVALVLLSRWVVGALRDWEARRGMSTAEGDQSVFRGDSEYLPAPLPEGAWERADDR, encoded by the coding sequence ATGGCACCTCTGGGGCGCATCGCATGGATGGGCCAGGTCGACGCCGTCCTGGCCTCCGTCTCCGACATGCTCTACTCCTGGGGCCTCATGTGGCTCCTCATCGGGGCGGGCATCTTCTTCACCGTCAGGACCCGGGGCGTCCAAGTGCGGCACACCGACGCGATCGCCGCCTCAGTGATCGGCTCCCGCGACGGCAGCCACGGCGGCATCACCTCCTTCCAGGCCTTCGCCGTCGGACTGGCCTGCCGGGTGGGGACCGGCAATATCGTCGGGGTCGCCCTGGCGCTCATCCTGGGCGGGCCCGGAGCCGTGCTGTGGATGTGGCTCGTGGCGATCCTGGGAACCGCCACCGCCTTCAGCGAGGCCACGCTCGCCCAGCTGTTCAAGGTGCGTCGCCCCGACGGCACCTTCCGCGGCGGTCCCGCCTACTACATCTCGCGAGGACTGGGGCTGCCGATCCTGGGCGGGGTCTTCGCCGTCGTCTTCCTCATCGCCAACGGCCTGGTCATGCCCATGGTGCAGGCCAACGCCATCACCGCGTCCTTACAGGGGGCCGGAGGGCTCTCACCGAGTCTGGGAGCCGTCCTCGTCGTGGCCCTGACCGCGCCGGTCCTCCTGGGAGGCCTGCGCGCCATGGCCCGCGTGGCGGAGTACCTGGCCCCGTTCATGGCGCTGGCCTACCTGGTGCTCGTTCTGGCCATCCTCCTGACCCACCCCGTCCAGGCCCTCGAGGCGCTGACCTCCATCATCGAGGGCGCCTTCGGCCTGCGCCAGGGGCTGGGCGGCCTGGCCGGCGGGATGACCGCGGCGCTGCTCAACGGCGTGCGCCGCGGCCTGTTCTCCAATGAGGCGGGACTGGGAGGAGCCGCCTGCGCCGCGGGCTCAGCCACCGTGAGCCACCCCGTCCAGCAGGGATTCATTCAGGCCTTCGGGGTCGTGGTGGACACCCTGTTCGTCTGCACGGCGACGGCGCTGGCGATTCTGGTCGCCGGAGCAGACGTCCTCCATCCCGGGGTGAGCGCCAAGGAGAGTGCGGGAACCCTGACCCAGGACGCCATCGCCCACCTCGTGGGGGAGTGGAGCCGCTGGCCCATGGCGCTGCTCGTCGTCGTCCTGGCCTACACCACCATCATCGGAGCCTTCTCCTACGCCCAGGTCTGCCTCGACTACCTCACCGACCGCCCCGGGGTCTCGCGCGCGCTCCAGATCGGCGCCGTCGTCTGCGCCGGCGTCGGCAGCGTGCAGCAGCTGACCACCGTGTGGACCCTGGCGGATGTGCTCCTGGGTCTGGGCGCCATCATCAACCTCGTGGCGCTCGTGCTCCTGAGCCGGTGGGTCGTCGGTGCGCTCAGGGACTGGGAGGCCAGGCGGGGCATGTCAACTGCGGAGGGCGACCAGTCGGTCTTCCGCGGGGACTCCGAGTATCTTCCAGCACCCCTGCCGGAAGGCGCCTGGGAGCGGGCAGACGACCGGTAG
- a CDS encoding alanine/glycine:cation symporter family protein, with protein MNLTSIENLLNSVDDFFYTYLLTALLILAGIYLTARSRLVQLRHFGTMVNSLSGSRSGAQGGISSFQAFAVGLAARVGIGNIAGVALAIVVGGPGALLWMWVVALIGMATSFVESTLAQIFKERGRDFTFRGGPAYYIKNGLGSPLWGKIFAAICIVSVGVTVVMVQTNSLAQVITATVPSVSAWMVGVFLVLLTAPVVLGGVRLVARVAEWLAPIMALAYVLMALVVIILNIGRLPEVLVSVFEGAFGLNQALFGTAGGVLAALLNGVRRGLFSNEAGLGTVPNAAGTATVAHPVRQGLIQSFGVFVDTILVCTATGLLILLTTKTYHPGDGSLVGAILTQQAVAEHLGPWTTWPMVVLIFVLVFSTVLGCYSYAQVNVNFLGGERRAEQIFGILLTAAAFGGTVLTLPVVWALSDIALGLLGVLNLVVIVRLAPWVIGALRDFESQRARGITEPAFVGHGNSLLPGDVVPGIWEPDDVVKRG; from the coding sequence ATGAACCTCACCAGTATCGAGAACCTGCTCAACTCCGTCGACGACTTCTTCTACACCTATCTTCTGACCGCCCTGCTCATCCTGGCCGGCATCTACCTGACCGCACGTAGCCGCCTGGTTCAGCTGCGCCACTTCGGCACCATGGTCAACTCGCTGTCCGGATCCCGATCCGGCGCGCAGGGCGGTATCTCCTCCTTCCAGGCCTTCGCCGTAGGACTGGCCGCGCGCGTCGGCATCGGCAACATCGCCGGAGTCGCCCTGGCCATTGTGGTCGGCGGCCCCGGCGCCCTGCTCTGGATGTGGGTCGTCGCCCTCATCGGCATGGCCACCAGCTTCGTGGAGTCCACACTCGCCCAGATCTTCAAGGAGCGCGGCCGGGACTTCACCTTCCGCGGGGGCCCGGCCTACTACATCAAGAACGGCCTGGGCTCGCCCCTGTGGGGCAAGATCTTCGCCGCCATCTGCATCGTCTCAGTCGGCGTGACGGTGGTCATGGTGCAGACGAACTCACTGGCCCAAGTCATCACCGCCACCGTCCCCAGCGTCTCGGCCTGGATGGTCGGGGTCTTCCTCGTCCTGCTGACCGCACCCGTGGTCCTGGGTGGTGTCCGGCTCGTGGCCCGCGTCGCGGAGTGGCTGGCCCCTATCATGGCGCTGGCCTACGTGCTCATGGCCTTGGTGGTCATCATCCTCAACATTGGCAGGCTCCCGGAGGTCCTGGTGAGCGTCTTCGAAGGGGCATTCGGTCTCAATCAGGCGCTGTTCGGCACCGCCGGAGGAGTCCTCGCGGCGCTGCTCAACGGCGTGCGTCGCGGCCTGTTCTCCAACGAGGCCGGGCTGGGAACCGTCCCCAATGCCGCCGGCACCGCGACCGTCGCCCACCCTGTGCGCCAGGGCCTCATCCAGTCCTTCGGCGTCTTCGTCGACACGATCCTCGTGTGCACGGCCACCGGCCTGCTCATCCTGCTGACCACCAAGACCTACCACCCCGGCGACGGCTCCCTGGTCGGAGCGATCCTCACCCAGCAGGCCGTTGCCGAGCACCTGGGGCCCTGGACCACCTGGCCCATGGTGGTGCTCATCTTCGTCCTGGTCTTCTCCACGGTGCTGGGCTGCTACTCCTACGCGCAGGTCAACGTCAACTTCCTGGGCGGAGAACGACGGGCCGAGCAGATCTTCGGGATCCTCCTGACTGCTGCGGCCTTCGGTGGCACCGTCCTGACTCTGCCCGTCGTCTGGGCTCTGTCCGACATCGCCCTGGGGCTCCTGGGCGTGCTCAACCTCGTCGTCATCGTCCGTCTGGCCCCCTGGGTTATCGGAGCCCTGCGGGACTTCGAGTCCCAGCGTGCCCGGGGCATCACTGAGCCCGCCTTCGTAGGCCACGGCAACTCCCTCCTGCCCGGAGACGTGGTCCCCGGCATCTGGGAGCCCGACGACGTGGTGAAGCGGGGCTGA
- a CDS encoding alanine/glycine:cation symporter family protein, which translates to MDALAVQLAAVSDWITLHITMWVLVGTGILLTARTGFVQLRRLPDMFRQVAGSRSGAQGGISSFQAFTISLAARVGIGNVFGVAAALILGGPGAIFWMWVVALVGMATAFFEATLAQMFKVRHSDGSFRGGPAYYMARGMRSRPLGVAFAGLTIFTCGFSIIMVQSNAVAGVIGPDSPLHLRPSAAAAVLVGLSALVILGGVRRVARVTEWMAPIMALVYVVMAVVIVALHITQLPGIMVTIISSAFGPVPFAGGVTGGIIAALTNGTRRGLFSNEAGQGTAPFAAATATVAHPVQQGLIQSLGVFVDTIIVCTATAFIILVSGVYSPALVEAGRLTPNAAATLTSDAVAATLGSWTAIPMAIVIFVLAFSSIIAAATYSEVSMTFISERPEWRWLPRLVSVASTGLGALATLTVVWNTVDITMAVMTLTNLVALIWLARWGVGALRDWDAQRAAGRVAPLFNGVGNPYLPGDLPGDVWTGERTHLAEADSTADDVVPAATPASSQPAASTGADA; encoded by the coding sequence ATGGATGCCCTCGCCGTTCAGCTCGCGGCGGTCTCGGACTGGATCACGCTCCACATCACCATGTGGGTGCTCGTCGGTACCGGGATCCTGCTGACCGCCCGCACCGGCTTCGTGCAGCTCCGCCGCCTGCCGGACATGTTCCGCCAGGTGGCCGGATCGCGTTCCGGGGCTCAAGGAGGCATCTCCTCCTTCCAGGCCTTCACGATCTCCCTGGCCGCCCGCGTGGGCATCGGTAATGTCTTCGGAGTGGCTGCCGCCCTCATCTTGGGCGGCCCCGGTGCGATCTTCTGGATGTGGGTGGTCGCCCTGGTCGGCATGGCCACCGCTTTCTTCGAGGCGACCCTGGCCCAGATGTTCAAGGTCCGTCACTCCGACGGCTCCTTCCGCGGCGGGCCCGCCTACTACATGGCGCGCGGGATGCGCAGCCGCCCCCTGGGGGTTGCCTTCGCGGGACTGACGATCTTCACCTGCGGCTTCTCCATCATCATGGTCCAGTCCAACGCCGTCGCCGGGGTGATCGGCCCGGATTCCCCGCTGCACCTGCGCCCGAGCGCCGCCGCCGCGGTGCTGGTGGGGCTGTCCGCCCTGGTCATCCTGGGCGGAGTGCGCCGGGTCGCCCGCGTCACCGAGTGGATGGCGCCGATCATGGCCCTGGTCTACGTCGTCATGGCCGTTGTCATCGTCGCCCTCCACATCACCCAGCTCCCGGGGATTATGGTCACGATCATCTCCTCGGCCTTCGGCCCGGTGCCCTTCGCCGGAGGGGTGACCGGTGGCATCATCGCCGCCCTGACCAACGGGACCCGCCGCGGCCTGTTCTCCAACGAGGCCGGACAGGGCACCGCTCCCTTCGCCGCCGCCACTGCCACCGTGGCCCACCCCGTCCAGCAGGGCCTCATCCAGTCCCTCGGCGTGTTCGTCGACACCATCATCGTGTGCACCGCAACCGCCTTCATCATCCTGGTCTCCGGGGTCTACAGCCCCGCCCTCGTCGAGGCCGGCAGGCTGACCCCCAACGCCGCGGCAACCTTGACCTCCGACGCCGTCGCCGCCACCCTCGGCAGCTGGACGGCCATTCCCATGGCCATCGTCATCTTCGTCCTGGCCTTCTCCTCCATCATCGCCGCGGCCACCTACTCCGAGGTCTCCATGACCTTCATCTCCGAGCGGCCCGAGTGGCGCTGGCTGCCCCGGCTCGTCTCGGTGGCCTCCACCGGGCTGGGAGCCCTTGCCACTCTGACCGTCGTGTGGAACACCGTCGACATCACCATGGCCGTCATGACCCTGACCAACCTGGTCGCCCTCATCTGGCTCGCCCGCTGGGGCGTGGGGGCACTCAGGGACTGGGACGCCCAGCGAGCGGCGGGACGAGTCGCCCCCCTGTTCAACGGCGTGGGCAACCCCTACCTGCCCGGCGACCTCCCCGGTGACGTCTGGACCGGCGAGAGGACCCACCTGGCCGAGGCGGACAGCACCGCCGACGACGTCGTTCCCGCAGCAACCCCGGCCAGCAGCCAGCCCGCCGCCTCGACAGGAGCCGACGCATGA
- a CDS encoding DEAD/DEAH box helicase encodes MLDALIPADDPERIPEPEEVYLAFSNWAETTGRPLYPHQDEALSEILEDRHVIAATPTGSGKSMIALAAHTASLARGGRSYYTAPLKALVSEKFFELVRLFGADNVGMVTGDTSINAAAPIICCTAEILANQSLREGEDMDVDCVIMDEFHYYADPQRGWAWQVPLLELPQAQMVLLSATLGDVSFFVRDLRERTGREVAVVDDAVRPVPLEMEYVVEPIGELLQRLVGQDKAPVYVVHFSQKEAVERATSLLSVDLASKSRKTEIVKALGDFRFGGGFGATLSRLLRAGIGVHHAGMLPRYRRLVERLAREGLLSVICGTDTLGVGINVPIRSVVMTSLVKFDGSKERHLTAREFHQIAGRAGRAGFDTRGYVSVQAPEHVIENAKALAKAGDDERKRRKIVRKKAPEGRVNWTDKTFERLRDAAPETLTSQFQVTTTMVLNLMERAGDPVAAMAELLERAHEPEAQRRRHVRRALEIYLSLRTAGVLTHVSSAQAAADGRPRLRLAVDLPAAFALNQPLAPFALAAMDLLNVEAPEHTVDVVSVVEATLDDPRPLLYAQQRAARGEAIAAMKAEGMDYEERMAALEEVTWPQPLAELLTPALEMYKQANPWIAEHELAPKSVVREMVENAMTFSDLISRYELGRSEGVVLRYLTDAYRALRQVVPEEHRTPEVVELIDWLGALVRAVDSSLLDEWEALGQAQAGKAGEAAGLLEGDRPGADDSSGVERAFGADEDGTVAFTRNRHAFRVAVRREMFRRVELMARDDVEALGRLDASSGWGEDRWDEVLGRYWDEYDWIGTDTSARAISLAPLDEAPDETALAAAGVSERLREALEASGKQVWLATQVLEDPDGDHDWRLTALVDLAECDREGRAVVHLLSVGPQQG; translated from the coding sequence ATGCTCGACGCCCTCATTCCGGCTGACGATCCCGAGCGCATCCCCGAGCCCGAGGAGGTCTACCTGGCCTTCTCGAACTGGGCGGAGACGACCGGCCGCCCCCTCTACCCGCACCAGGATGAGGCGCTGTCGGAGATCCTGGAGGACCGCCATGTCATCGCCGCCACCCCGACGGGTTCGGGCAAGTCGATGATCGCGCTGGCCGCGCACACCGCCTCCCTGGCCCGTGGGGGCCGCTCCTATTACACGGCACCGCTCAAGGCCCTTGTCAGTGAGAAGTTCTTCGAGCTGGTGCGCCTGTTCGGGGCGGACAACGTGGGCATGGTCACCGGGGACACCTCCATCAACGCCGCCGCCCCGATCATCTGCTGCACCGCGGAGATCCTGGCCAACCAGTCCCTGCGCGAGGGCGAGGACATGGATGTGGACTGCGTCATCATGGACGAGTTCCACTATTACGCCGACCCACAGCGCGGCTGGGCCTGGCAGGTGCCCCTCCTGGAGCTGCCCCAGGCGCAGATGGTGCTGCTGTCGGCCACGCTGGGCGATGTCTCCTTCTTCGTGCGGGACCTGCGCGAGCGCACGGGCCGCGAGGTCGCCGTCGTCGACGACGCCGTGCGGCCGGTGCCGTTGGAGATGGAGTACGTCGTCGAGCCGATCGGTGAGCTGCTTCAGCGCCTGGTGGGGCAGGACAAGGCACCGGTCTATGTCGTCCACTTCTCCCAGAAGGAGGCGGTGGAGCGGGCGACCTCCCTGCTGAGCGTGGACCTGGCGTCCAAGTCCCGTAAGACCGAGATCGTGAAGGCGCTCGGCGACTTCCGCTTCGGAGGCGGTTTCGGGGCCACGCTCTCGCGGCTGCTGCGCGCCGGGATCGGCGTGCACCATGCGGGCATGCTGCCGCGCTACCGGCGGCTGGTGGAGCGCCTGGCCCGCGAGGGCCTGCTGTCCGTCATCTGCGGCACGGACACGCTCGGGGTGGGGATCAACGTGCCGATCCGCTCAGTGGTCATGACCTCCCTGGTGAAGTTCGACGGCTCCAAGGAGCGCCACCTCACCGCTCGCGAGTTCCACCAGATCGCCGGGCGGGCGGGGCGCGCCGGCTTCGACACTCGCGGCTACGTCTCCGTCCAGGCCCCCGAGCACGTCATCGAGAACGCCAAGGCGCTGGCCAAGGCCGGCGACGACGAGCGCAAGCGCCGCAAGATCGTGCGCAAGAAGGCCCCTGAGGGGCGCGTCAACTGGACGGACAAGACCTTCGAGCGGCTGCGCGACGCGGCCCCGGAGACACTGACCAGCCAGTTCCAGGTCACCACCACCATGGTGCTCAACCTCATGGAGCGCGCCGGGGACCCGGTGGCGGCGATGGCGGAACTGCTGGAGCGCGCCCACGAGCCCGAGGCCCAGCGGCGCCGCCACGTGCGACGCGCCCTGGAGATCTACCTGTCCCTGCGCACGGCGGGGGTCCTCACGCATGTCTCCAGCGCCCAAGCCGCCGCCGATGGGCGCCCCCGGCTCCGCCTGGCGGTGGACCTGCCGGCCGCCTTCGCCCTCAACCAGCCCCTGGCGCCCTTCGCCCTAGCGGCCATGGACCTGCTGAACGTGGAGGCCCCGGAGCACACGGTCGACGTCGTCAGCGTCGTCGAGGCCACCCTGGACGATCCGCGTCCGCTGCTCTACGCCCAGCAGCGTGCCGCCCGCGGCGAGGCGATCGCCGCGATGAAGGCCGAGGGGATGGACTACGAGGAGCGCATGGCCGCCCTGGAGGAGGTCACCTGGCCCCAGCCGCTGGCCGAGCTACTCACTCCTGCTCTGGAGATGTACAAGCAGGCCAACCCGTGGATCGCCGAGCACGAGCTGGCGCCCAAGTCGGTGGTGCGCGAGATGGTGGAGAACGCGATGACCTTCTCCGACCTCATCTCCCGCTACGAGCTGGGCCGCAGCGAGGGCGTGGTGCTGCGCTACCTGACCGACGCCTACCGGGCGCTGCGCCAGGTCGTGCCCGAGGAGCACCGCACTCCTGAAGTGGTCGAGCTCATCGACTGGCTGGGGGCACTCGTGCGCGCCGTCGACTCCTCCTTGCTCGATGAGTGGGAGGCGCTCGGTCAGGCGCAGGCGGGCAAGGCCGGCGAGGCCGCCGGCCTGCTGGAGGGCGACCGTCCCGGCGCGGACGACTCATCCGGGGTGGAGCGGGCCTTCGGCGCGGACGAGGACGGGACGGTGGCCTTCACTCGCAACCGTCACGCCTTCCGAGTGGCGGTGCGCCGGGAGATGTTCCGGCGTGTGGAGCTCATGGCGCGCGACGACGTCGAGGCCCTGGGCCGTCTGGACGCCTCCTCCGGCTGGGGCGAGGACCGCTGGGATGAGGTGCTGGGGCGCTACTGGGACGAGTACGACTGGATCGGCACCGACACCTCGGCTCGGGCGATCTCGCTGGCGCCGCTCGACGAGGCCCCCGATGAGACGGCCCTGGCGGCCGCCGGGGTCAGTGAGCGCCTGCGCGAGGCCCTGGAGGCCTCCGGCAAGCAGGTGTGGCTGGCCACGCAGGTCCTGGAGGACCCCGACGGCGATCACGACTGGCGGCTGACGGCCCTGGTGGATCTGGCCGAGTGCGACCGGGAGGGGCGCGCGGTCGTCCACCTTCTGTCCGTTGGCCCGCAGCAGGGTTAA
- a CDS encoding GyrI-like domain-containing protein — protein sequence MRTDIKKDRKDLYLPGKADFTEVDVPAMTYLAIDGHGDPNTSPAYATAIQALYAGAYAIRAVLKKRTGDDFVVGPLEGLWTSADNAAFVAGDKGEWDWTMMIPLPEVVSSQDIAEGLAQAARKKPELPVSALKELSLSEGRSLQILHVGTYDDEAPTLARLHDEVMPGLGLTWNGPHHEIYLSDPRRVAPERMKTVLRQPVRSVVEANEAG from the coding sequence ATGAGGACTGACATCAAGAAGGACCGCAAGGACCTGTACCTGCCGGGAAAGGCCGACTTCACGGAGGTGGACGTGCCGGCCATGACCTACCTGGCCATCGACGGCCACGGCGACCCCAACACCTCACCGGCCTACGCCACCGCGATCCAGGCGCTCTACGCGGGCGCCTACGCGATCCGTGCCGTGCTGAAGAAACGAACTGGTGACGACTTCGTCGTCGGCCCCCTGGAGGGACTGTGGACGAGCGCCGACAATGCGGCCTTCGTCGCCGGTGACAAGGGGGAGTGGGACTGGACCATGATGATCCCCCTGCCCGAGGTGGTCTCCTCGCAGGACATCGCCGAGGGGCTGGCGCAGGCGGCGCGCAAGAAGCCGGAGCTGCCCGTCTCCGCTCTCAAGGAGCTCTCCCTGAGCGAGGGCAGGTCGCTGCAGATCCTCCACGTGGGCACCTACGACGACGAGGCCCCCACTCTGGCGCGTCTGCACGACGAGGTCATGCCGGGCCTCGGCCTCACCTGGAACGGACCCCACCACGAGATCTACCTCAGCGACCCCAGGCGCGTGGCACCCGAGAGGATGAAAACCGTCCTGCGCCAGCCGGTCAGGTCCGTCGTGGAAGCCAACGAGGCGGGTTAA
- a CDS encoding PadR family transcriptional regulator — MSSDADIVVLSLLAEQPRHGYDLDRVIEQRGYRQWTSLAFSSVYYLLKRLSERGLLEPDEGSQGRRTVFRLTEAGRRELRQAAGERVLAPAPPSAGVLPALNAYSRLDDPALAALLARRAEALLGRLDELRALRAQVDEEHALAIFDYEILRQEADLAWTRSLLKKADSDED; from the coding sequence ATGTCCTCCGACGCCGACATCGTTGTCCTCTCGCTCCTTGCCGAGCAGCCGCGCCATGGCTACGACCTCGATCGGGTCATCGAGCAGCGCGGCTACCGTCAGTGGACCTCCTTGGCCTTCTCCTCCGTCTACTACCTCCTCAAGCGCCTGTCGGAGCGGGGACTCCTCGAGCCTGACGAGGGTTCTCAGGGGCGGCGCACCGTCTTCCGCCTCACCGAGGCCGGGCGCCGCGAGTTGAGGCAGGCCGCCGGTGAACGTGTCCTCGCCCCGGCTCCGCCTTCCGCCGGTGTGCTCCCGGCGCTCAACGCCTATAGCCGGCTCGACGATCCTGCGCTCGCGGCTCTCCTCGCGCGTCGCGCCGAAGCGCTCCTCGGCAGGCTCGATGAGTTGCGCGCCCTGCGCGCCCAGGTCGACGAGGAGCACGCCCTGGCCATCTTCGACTACGAGATCCTGCGCCAGGAAGCGGATCTCGCCTGGACCCGATCCCTTCTGAAGAAAGCAGACAGTGATGAGGACTGA
- the mmuM gene encoding homocysteine S-methyltransferase, giving the protein MRTLSVSATSFGREPVRLSDLLDRGPVLLDGAMGTELDACGVNTRNALWSAHALTTAPDVVREVHSDYLDAGARVITTNTYQATLPALVRSGEDAAGARRVIAAGARLAKEAAHQFGKEHPEEPVLVAGGLGPYGAYLADGSEYTGAYGIDILEDPGFQEVHLPRIEVLAGEGLDLFALETLPRLDEARALASMVTALAPQAQCWVSFQVRPDGATLADGTPLAEAAAWAAQEEIVVAVGINCVAPGVVARALPVLRAATDKPLVAYPNAGDLYDPATKTWQSTGDGAGIPELAPSWIAEGVRLVGGCCRTRPAQIRELARAVCP; this is encoded by the coding sequence ATGCGAACGCTCTCGGTATCCGCCACGTCCTTCGGGCGAGAGCCGGTCCGGTTGTCTGATCTGCTGGACCGAGGTCCGGTCCTCCTCGATGGGGCGATGGGGACCGAGCTCGACGCCTGCGGGGTCAACACCCGCAACGCGCTGTGGTCGGCGCATGCGCTCACCACGGCGCCCGACGTCGTGCGGGAGGTGCACTCCGACTATCTGGATGCGGGGGCTCGCGTCATCACCACCAACACGTACCAGGCCACGCTTCCGGCGCTGGTCCGCTCCGGGGAGGATGCCGCCGGAGCAAGGCGGGTCATCGCAGCCGGCGCCCGCCTGGCCAAGGAGGCGGCCCACCAGTTCGGCAAGGAGCACCCCGAGGAGCCGGTGCTCGTCGCCGGAGGGCTCGGACCGTATGGGGCCTATCTGGCTGATGGCAGCGAGTACACCGGTGCCTACGGCATCGACATCCTTGAGGACCCCGGTTTCCAGGAGGTTCACCTGCCGCGCATCGAGGTGCTGGCGGGGGAGGGGCTCGACCTGTTCGCCCTGGAGACGCTTCCGCGTCTGGATGAGGCTCGGGCGCTCGCCTCCATGGTCACGGCCCTCGCCCCTCAGGCCCAGTGCTGGGTCTCCTTCCAGGTGCGCCCCGACGGCGCCACTCTTGCTGACGGCACGCCGCTGGCCGAGGCGGCGGCCTGGGCCGCGCAGGAGGAGATAGTCGTCGCGGTCGGCATCAACTGCGTGGCCCCGGGCGTCGTCGCCCGCGCGCTGCCGGTACTGCGTGCGGCGACCGACAAACCGCTGGTGGCCTACCCCAATGCGGGCGATCTCTACGACCCGGCAACCAAGACCTGGCAGTCCACAGGTGACGGGGCTGGAATCCCGGAGCTGGCGCCCTCATGGATCGCCGAAGGGGTTCGGCTCGTCGGCGGCTGCTGCCGCACCCGGCCGGCCCAGATCCGCGAGCTCGCCCGCGCGGTCTGCCCCTAG
- a CDS encoding amino acid permease, whose amino-acid sequence MNRRHLMMISFGGVIGTGLFLSTGNTIHQAGPLGTVLAYSIGAVIVYLVMLCLGELSVAMPFTGAFHVYARQYLGPATGFVTAVLYWLTWTVALGSEFTGAAIIMYGWFPGVPVWVWAAAFIVLVLMLNMVSVRVFAEAETVLSGIKVAAIIVFIALGTAAIVGLLPYEGHRSFLGLTNLYRDGLFPNGFGAVFTTILAVNFAFSGTELIGITAGEVEDPGTTVPRAIRATLARLAIFFIGSIIVIAALIPWEKAGVEESPFVTVLSRIGVPYAGTLMNIVILAAILSAANSGLYASTRMLWSLANEGTLPKVLARTNRFGVPALAMGLSMVGGLASLLTSTYAASTVYLVLVSVSGLAVVLVWVVIAACHLSFRRRWLAEGRSLEDLAYRAPGHPWVSIAALGLSMASCLLIVFDPEQRAGLAITAVFLVVCYVGYWGVNRRVSL is encoded by the coding sequence ATGAACCGACGTCACCTCATGATGATTAGCTTCGGCGGGGTCATCGGCACGGGACTGTTTCTCTCGACCGGCAACACGATCCACCAGGCCGGCCCCTTGGGGACCGTGCTGGCCTACTCCATCGGTGCCGTCATCGTCTACCTGGTCATGCTGTGCCTGGGAGAGCTGAGCGTTGCGATGCCCTTCACCGGCGCTTTCCACGTCTACGCCCGTCAGTACCTGGGGCCGGCCACGGGTTTCGTCACCGCCGTCCTGTACTGGCTCACGTGGACGGTCGCCCTGGGAAGTGAGTTCACCGGCGCGGCGATCATCATGTACGGGTGGTTCCCGGGCGTTCCGGTATGGGTGTGGGCGGCCGCCTTCATCGTCCTGGTCCTTATGCTCAACATGGTCTCGGTCCGGGTCTTCGCCGAGGCGGAGACTGTGCTGTCCGGGATCAAGGTGGCGGCCATCATCGTCTTCATCGCCCTGGGCACGGCCGCAATCGTCGGGCTGCTGCCCTACGAGGGGCACCGCTCGTTCCTGGGGCTGACGAACCTGTACCGGGACGGTCTCTTCCCCAACGGCTTCGGCGCAGTGTTCACCACGATCCTGGCCGTCAACTTCGCCTTCTCCGGCACCGAGCTCATTGGCATCACCGCCGGAGAGGTCGAGGATCCGGGCACCACTGTTCCGCGCGCGATCCGGGCGACCCTGGCCCGCCTGGCCATCTTCTTCATCGGCTCAATCATCGTCATCGCCGCCCTGATCCCGTGGGAGAAGGCCGGAGTCGAGGAGAGTCCCTTCGTGACGGTCCTGTCCAGAATCGGCGTGCCCTACGCCGGGACCCTCATGAACATCGTCATTCTGGCCGCGATCCTGTCGGCGGCGAACTCGGGGCTCTACGCCTCGACCCGCATGCTGTGGTCGCTGGCCAATGAGGGCACTCTGCCCAAAGTCTTGGCGCGCACTAATCGCTTCGGGGTGCCTGCCCTGGCGATGGGCCTGTCCATGGTCGGCGGGCTGGCCTCGCTGCTGACCTCGACCTATGCGGCCTCCACGGTCTACCTGGTCCTTGTGTCAGTCTCCGGTCTCGCCGTCGTCCTGGTCTGGGTGGTTATTGCCGCATGCCACCTGTCCTTCCGACGGCGCTGGCTCGCTGAGGGCCGCAGCCTTGAGGACCTGGCCTACCGGGCTCCCGGGCATCCGTGGGTCTCGATCGCGGCGCTGGGGCTGTCTATGGCCTCGTGCCTGCTCATCGTCTTCGACCCCGAGCAGCGCGCCGGCCTGGCGATCACCGCCGTCTTCCTCGTGGTCTGCTACGTGGGCTACTGGGGAGTCAACCGCCGCGTCAGCCTGTGA